GGACGATAACCGTGTCGGTAAAAAATATGGCATCGGCATACTGACGCTGGTGGACCGGCAGGGCAAGTTCCTGGATAATGTGGGCGAGTTCGCCGGCCGTTATGTGAAGGATTACAAGAATGATCCGGCGTATAAGGACGTGGATGTGGACATTGCCGTCAAACTGAAAAAAGAGAACCGCGCCTTCAAAGTCGAAAAATACGAACACACCTACCCGCATTGCTGGCGTACGGACAAACCGGTATTATACTATCCCCTCGATGCCTGGTTCATCAAAACAACGGCAGTAAAAGACCGGATGGTGGAATTGAACAAGACCATCAACTGGAAACCGGCGGCTACCGGTACCGGTCGTTTCGGGAACTGGCTGGAGAATATGGTGGATTGGAACCTGAGCCGGAGCCGTTATTGGGGAACCCCATTGCCGATCTGGCGTACAGAAGACGGCAGCGAAGAGATCTGCATCGGCAGTATTGCCGAACTGAATGCCGGCATACGTCTCGCTAATGAAGTGCTGGGCGGGGATGTGAATAAGCATTACCTGCATGAAGGCATACTGGACCTGCATAAACCGTATGTGGATGATATCATACTCGTTAGCTCCACCGGCAAGCCCATGCGCCGTGAGCCTGACCTGATCGACGTATGGTTCGACAGCGGAGCGATGCCGGTAGCGCAATGGCACTACCCGTTCGAGAACAAGGAAATGATCGACAACGGATCTGCCTTCCCCGCTGATTTCATTGCGGAGGGGGTGGACCAGACCCGGGGGTGGTTCTATACGCTGCATGCCCTGGCCGTGATGCTGTTTGACAGCGTAGCTTACAAAACCGTTGTTTCCAACGGCCTGGTGCTGGACAAGAACGGCAACAAGATGAGCAAACGCCTTGGCAATGTGGTGGACCCGTTTGCCACCATCAACCAGTTCGGCGCCGACGCCACCCGCTGGTACCTCATAACCAATGCATCTCCATGGGATAGTATGAAGTTCGATCTGGACGGGATCAGGGAGGTGCAGCGCAAATTATTCGGTACATTATATAATACGTATAACTTCTTTGCGATGTACGCCAACCTGGACGATTTCCGGTTCAGGGAAACATACATTCCGCTGGATCAGCGCCCGGAGATCGACCGCTGGATCATTTCACTGCTGAATACCCTCGTGAAACAAGTGGGCAGCAGTCTGGATGATTATGAACCCACCCAGGCCGGCCGTGCTGTGCAGGAATTTGTGGACGAGCACCTGAGCAACTGGTATGTAAGGCTTTGCCGCCGCCGGTTTTGGAAAGGGGAATATGAGCTTGACAAGATCAGTGCTTATCAGACCTTATATGAGTGCCTTGAGAAGATCGCGCAGTTGATGGCCCCCGTTTCTCCATTCTTTACAGACTGGTTGTACCGGAACCTGAATACAGTGAGCGGTCGCCGCGAGGCAGCCTCTGTTCACCTGACGGATTTTCCGGTGGCTGACGAAAAAGCAATTGACAGGGGCCTGGAAGAACGGATGCAGCTGGCGCAGGATGTTTCCTCACTGGTGCTGTCTCTCCGGAAGAAAACCAATAACAAGGTGCGGCAGCCTCTTCAGAAGGTATTGATACCGGTGCTGGACCCGCATATGCAGACTCAACTCTCGTTAGTGGAGCATTTGGTAAAAAGCGAAGTGAATGTAAAAAGTATTGAGTATCTTACGGAAACGGAAGGTTTCATCAAGAAAAAGATTAAGCCAAATTACAAAACGCTGGGCAGCAGGATGGGAGCGAAGATGAAAGCGGTTGCCAGTGCGATCAGCGGTTTTTCCCAGCATGACATTGCTACGCTTGAAAAGGACGGGGAATTTGGCTTAATAATTGATAATGAGCGTATTCCGATTTCATTATCCGATGTCGAGATCATTTCTGAAGATATTCCCGGGTGGACGGTAGCCAACAAAGGTGCGCTGACGGTGGCCCTGGATATTACAATCACTCCTGCGTTACTGGATGAGGGCAATGCCCGTGAGCTGGTTAACCGGATCCAGAAGATACGGAAAGACAGTGGTTTTGAGCTAACTGACCGGATTGCTGTAAAAGTGCAGGAGGTTGATGGCCTGAAGTCGGCGATAATTAACTTTAATGACTATATTTGCACGGAAATTTTGGCAGATAGCCTGGATGTGGTGACGCAATTACAGGAAGGCATTGAAGTAGAAGTTAACGATCTTAAGTTCAACGTATTAGTTAACAAAAAAAGCTAATCCCATGGCAACAAAGAAGAAGGTTGCTAGTAAAACTACCAAGAAGGCGGTACCTGCCAAGAAAACTGTAGCTAAGAAAGCGGCTCCTGCGGCAAAGAAACCCGCGGCTAAACCCGTGCCTGCCAAAAAAGCGGCTGCTCCCAAAAAAGGGGCATCCGGCAAGGCAAAGCCGATAGCAGCGAAGCCCGCATCCGGTAAAGCGGCAGTAAAGAAAACACCAGTGAAAGCCGCTCCCAAAAAAGCGGCCGCCGCCAGGAAACCCGCAGTTGCCCCAAAGAAAGCAGCCGTTGCCAAAGGACCCGCGAAGAAAGCACCAGCAAAAAAAGCACTACCGGCTCCAAAAACGCCGGTAACGAAGTCAACTCCGGCGAAAGCAAAAGCGCCCGCAGCGAAGAAGGCTCCCGTGACGAAAGCACCGGCAGCAAAACCAGCGCCGGCAGCAAGCAAGCCCGCAGCGCCGAAAACGATTGCCAAGCCGGTTATTTCTAAACCCGTAGAAAAAGTCGATATAATGCCAGCAAAGAATAAACAGGAAAAACCAGCGAAAGAGACAGTCAAGAAAGCGAGCAAAACAGAAGAACCTGTAAGAAGGACAACTGAAAGGCCAACTTCAAGAACTGTTGCCAGTAAATCTTCTACTCCAGGCAGGCCAACGATGAAGACGGTCACCACTTATGCTCCGGAGTTCACTAAATCCGTGCTGGATCAGCCGGACGCGCCTACCGGACCGATCTACCGTTACAGCGATCCCGAACTGCAGGAGTTCAAAGAGATCATCCTGAAGAAACTGGAAGCTGCCAAAAAAGAACTCGTCTATCTCCAGGGGCTTATCACCCGCAAGGATGAAGCCGGTACTGATGATACCGAGAATAAGTACATGAGCATGGAGGATGGCAGCGGTTCACAGGAAAGGGAACAGTTGAACCAGATGGCCAGCCGCCAGATCCAGTTTATTGATCACCTTGAGAAAGCCCTCATGAGGATCGAAAATAAAACATATGGTATCTGCCGCGTGACCGGTAAGCTGATAGACAAAGCCCGCCTGAAGGCAGTACCTCATGCCACCCTGAGCATCGAAGCCAAACTGGCCAAAAGCAAGTAAATAATATTCGTCTAGCAAAATAACTGAGAGGGCTGTTCGAAAGAACGGCCCTTTTTCATACATCGCTTTTATCAGCGGGTATGCCATAAACCC
This genomic stretch from Chitinophaga sp. XS-30 harbors:
- the ileS gene encoding isoleucine--tRNA ligase; translation: MSSKYQEYNQLNLPQIEQDILQAWEEHQIFEKSVSIREGAAPFVFYEGPPSANGLPGIHHVISRALKDLVCRYKTMQGFQVKRKSGWDTHGLPVELGVEKALGITKEDIGKKISIAEYNDTCRREVLKYKDRWEELTRKMGYWVDLERPYITFDNNYIESLWWCLQQLYKKGLLYKSVSIQPYSPAAGTGLSSHELNQPGTYKDVKDTTVVAMFKAIDAENSRFLFDAAGSDQVFFLAWTTTPWTLPSNLGLTVGANIEYQLIKTFNPYTSLPINVIVAKDLAGKYFKAEGENADFEAWKPEDKVLPWKILTAFKGSQLENIRYEQLLPYAQPEEGDPFRVLLGDFVTTEDGTGIVHTAPAFGADDNRVGKKYGIGILTLVDRQGKFLDNVGEFAGRYVKDYKNDPAYKDVDVDIAVKLKKENRAFKVEKYEHTYPHCWRTDKPVLYYPLDAWFIKTTAVKDRMVELNKTINWKPAATGTGRFGNWLENMVDWNLSRSRYWGTPLPIWRTEDGSEEICIGSIAELNAGIRLANEVLGGDVNKHYLHEGILDLHKPYVDDIILVSSTGKPMRREPDLIDVWFDSGAMPVAQWHYPFENKEMIDNGSAFPADFIAEGVDQTRGWFYTLHALAVMLFDSVAYKTVVSNGLVLDKNGNKMSKRLGNVVDPFATINQFGADATRWYLITNASPWDSMKFDLDGIREVQRKLFGTLYNTYNFFAMYANLDDFRFRETYIPLDQRPEIDRWIISLLNTLVKQVGSSLDDYEPTQAGRAVQEFVDEHLSNWYVRLCRRRFWKGEYELDKISAYQTLYECLEKIAQLMAPVSPFFTDWLYRNLNTVSGRREAASVHLTDFPVADEKAIDRGLEERMQLAQDVSSLVLSLRKKTNNKVRQPLQKVLIPVLDPHMQTQLSLVEHLVKSEVNVKSIEYLTETEGFIKKKIKPNYKTLGSRMGAKMKAVASAISGFSQHDIATLEKDGEFGLIIDNERIPISLSDVEIISEDIPGWTVANKGALTVALDITITPALLDEGNARELVNRIQKIRKDSGFELTDRIAVKVQEVDGLKSAIINFNDYICTEILADSLDVVTQLQEGIEVEVNDLKFNVLVNKKS
- a CDS encoding TraR/DksA C4-type zinc finger protein — its product is MKTVTTYAPEFTKSVLDQPDAPTGPIYRYSDPELQEFKEIILKKLEAAKKELVYLQGLITRKDEAGTDDTENKYMSMEDGSGSQEREQLNQMASRQIQFIDHLEKALMRIENKTYGICRVTGKLIDKARLKAVPHATLSIEAKLAKSK